Proteins encoded in a region of the Vibrio sp. CB1-14 genome:
- a CDS encoding LysR family transcriptional regulator, whose amino-acid sequence MNLTKLRVFALTAEHGSLTKVANIMGKTRTSLSMALSSLEDELGVELFERTRNRLVLNDAGAALLPDCRNILNMAESLYSKAEQFRQGDSDKIRIAYDDTLPSTFWRRQLVALSDEFPHISLTAIKSSSADIPTLVKENHVDLGYGLVFSSGDDPAIKVRALHRIRMMAVCSPLHDLAKLSNVTSTDITAYRQIVLSHLFDEIHQDFRPISSSTMSFSNYQEVLEAVVDNLGWGIIPESLVKQELRKEHLVVLKHPNGMYYESFGEMSRPNDHTVETRQALIDGIEEGIYDLF is encoded by the coding sequence ATGAACCTTACAAAATTGCGAGTGTTTGCACTGACTGCCGAACATGGCTCGCTAACCAAAGTTGCCAATATTATGGGTAAAACCCGCACATCTTTGAGTATGGCTCTCTCGAGCTTAGAGGATGAGCTTGGCGTAGAACTGTTTGAACGAACTCGTAATCGCCTAGTTCTGAATGATGCAGGTGCAGCCTTACTGCCAGACTGTCGGAATATTCTCAATATGGCTGAGAGCTTGTACTCAAAAGCAGAACAGTTCCGCCAAGGCGACAGCGACAAAATCCGTATTGCCTACGATGACACACTTCCATCGACGTTTTGGCGTCGGCAGTTAGTGGCACTGTCTGATGAGTTTCCTCACATATCGCTCACTGCAATAAAATCATCCAGTGCAGATATTCCAACGCTCGTTAAAGAAAACCACGTTGATCTTGGCTACGGGCTTGTGTTTAGTTCAGGTGACGACCCAGCGATCAAAGTTCGCGCTCTGCACCGTATTCGTATGATGGCCGTCTGCTCACCACTACATGATTTGGCTAAGCTATCTAATGTGACCAGCACAGACATCACTGCCTATCGTCAAATTGTACTTTCTCACCTTTTCGACGAAATTCACCAAGATTTCCGCCCGATTTCTAGTAGTACGATGAGCTTTTCTAACTATCAAGAAGTACTAGAGGCCGTGGTTGATAACCTCGGCTGGGGCATTATTCCTGAGAGTTTAGTCAAACAAGAACTACGCAAGGAGCATCTTGTGGTACTCAAGCACCCAAATGGAATGTACTACGAGAGCTTTGGCGAGATGTCTAGACCGAATGACCATACCGTTGAGACGCGTCAGGCGCTGATCGATGGAATTGAGGAAGGGATTTACGATTTGTTTTAA
- a CDS encoding aldehyde dehydrogenase — translation MSFDINNAQGVFETVEAAIEATHKAQVEYYANSTKEGREAILTAIRGAVLAKAEDFAKMVREETKLGRVEDKIAKHQLTAAKTPGTEVLETKVWSGDNGISLEERAPYGVIGAVTPVTNPTETIVNNAISMLASGNAVTFNVHPSSKVVSAMMIDMINKTIVEAGGPVNLVTMVKEPTLETLNQIAKSPLVNMLVGTGGPGLVKAILQSGKKGVGAGAGNPPVIVDASANLDLAAAGVYGGASFDNNLLCIGEKEVFVEDAVADEFLAKLEATGAYVLSAEEAEKLTAQILTMDEIDGAKPCTAQEIARVWHPVKQHVGQDAGEILKSIGVESETRLAVMVVENDHPLVHVEQMMPVLPVVRCANIDEAIERAVAAERGNKHSACIYSGNIENVTKFGRAINTTIFAHNGPTLSGVGYNAEGTSTFTIAGPTGEGITNAYSFTRARRFAIAQGGLRIV, via the coding sequence ATGTCATTCGATATCAACAACGCACAAGGCGTTTTCGAAACTGTTGAAGCTGCAATCGAAGCAACTCATAAAGCACAAGTAGAATACTACGCAAACTCTACTAAAGAAGGCCGTGAAGCTATCCTTACTGCTATCCGTGGTGCAGTTCTAGCTAAAGCTGAAGACTTCGCGAAAATGGTACGTGAAGAAACGAAACTAGGTCGCGTTGAAGACAAGATCGCTAAGCACCAGCTAACGGCTGCTAAAACTCCTGGTACTGAAGTTCTAGAAACTAAAGTATGGTCTGGCGACAACGGTATCTCTCTAGAAGAGCGCGCACCTTACGGTGTTATCGGTGCTGTTACTCCTGTCACTAACCCAACTGAAACTATCGTTAACAACGCTATCTCTATGCTAGCGTCTGGTAACGCGGTAACGTTCAACGTTCACCCATCTTCTAAAGTGGTTTCTGCGATGATGATCGACATGATCAACAAAACTATCGTTGAAGCAGGCGGCCCAGTTAACCTAGTTACTATGGTTAAAGAGCCTACTCTAGAAACTCTTAACCAAATCGCTAAGTCGCCACTAGTTAACATGCTAGTAGGTACAGGTGGTCCTGGTCTAGTGAAAGCAATCCTACAATCTGGTAAGAAAGGTGTAGGCGCTGGCGCTGGTAACCCACCTGTCATCGTTGACGCTTCTGCTAACCTAGACCTAGCTGCGGCTGGCGTTTACGGCGGTGCATCTTTCGATAACAACCTACTATGTATCGGTGAGAAAGAAGTATTCGTTGAAGATGCAGTCGCTGACGAGTTCCTAGCTAAGCTAGAAGCAACGGGCGCTTACGTTCTTTCTGCAGAAGAAGCTGAGAAGCTAACTGCACAAATCCTAACTATGGACGAAATCGACGGTGCTAAGCCATGTACTGCGCAAGAAATTGCTCGCGTATGGCACCCAGTTAAGCAACACGTTGGTCAAGACGCAGGTGAAATCCTTAAGTCTATCGGTGTTGAATCAGAGACTCGTCTAGCGGTTATGGTTGTTGAGAACGATCACCCACTAGTACACGTAGAGCAAATGATGCCAGTACTTCCAGTTGTTCGTTGTGCGAACATCGACGAAGCTATCGAGCGCGCAGTAGCTGCTGAACGTGGTAACAAGCACTCTGCATGTATCTACTCTGGTAACATCGAGAACGTCACTAAGTTCGGTCGTGCTATCAACACAACTATCTTCGCTCACAACGGTCCAACACTATCTGGTGTAGGTTACAACGCTGAAGGTACTTCAACGTTCACAATCGCAGGTCCAACTGGCGAAGGTATCACAAACGCGTACTCGTTCACTCGCGCACGTCGTTTCGCAATCGCTCAAGGCGGTCTGCGTATCGTTTAA
- the buk gene encoding butyrate kinase: MKILAINPGSTSTKIGLFEGTTELFEKTLRHSAEELAPFGAVVANQKEFRKEAILAALEEAGVKASELNAVACRGGVLKPISGGTYKVDDAVIADLLEAQIQHPASLAGIIGKEIADENGIEAFFTDAPVTYELSELASFSGHKAIKRKGRFHALNQKAIARKFAEDQGKKYEDVNVIVCHMGGGITVGAHMGGQTVDVNDAVSEGPFTPERSGDLPTRELIDICFSGEYTHAEMKAFIQGKGGAFSYTGSIDMREIEEKAEAGDAEFKLVTDAMAYQVSKQIAAMGAVFGGEKVDGILLTGGIAYSKYITAEITKRVEFIAPVTKFPGEVELEALVLGTLRVVNGEEAAQTYA, from the coding sequence ATGAAAATTCTAGCTATCAACCCAGGCTCTACGTCTACAAAAATCGGTCTTTTCGAAGGTACAACTGAACTGTTCGAAAAAACTCTACGTCACAGCGCTGAAGAGCTAGCGCCATTCGGTGCAGTTGTTGCAAACCAAAAAGAATTCCGTAAAGAAGCAATTCTAGCGGCTCTAGAAGAAGCGGGCGTTAAAGCTTCTGAGCTAAACGCTGTTGCTTGTCGCGGTGGTGTTCTTAAGCCAATCTCTGGCGGTACTTACAAGGTTGACGATGCAGTAATCGCAGACCTTCTAGAAGCGCAAATCCAGCACCCAGCTAGCCTTGCAGGCATCATTGGTAAAGAGATCGCTGATGAGAACGGCATCGAAGCATTCTTCACTGACGCTCCAGTAACTTACGAGCTATCTGAGCTGGCGTCTTTCTCTGGTCACAAAGCTATCAAGCGTAAGGGTCGTTTCCACGCTCTTAACCAAAAAGCTATCGCGCGTAAATTCGCTGAAGACCAAGGTAAGAAGTACGAAGACGTTAACGTTATCGTTTGTCACATGGGTGGCGGTATCACTGTAGGTGCTCACATGGGCGGCCAAACTGTTGACGTAAACGACGCAGTATCTGAAGGTCCATTCACTCCAGAGCGTTCTGGTGACCTACCAACTCGCGAGCTAATCGACATCTGCTTCAGCGGTGAGTACACGCACGCTGAGATGAAAGCATTCATCCAAGGTAAAGGCGGCGCATTCAGCTACACAGGTAGCATCGACATGCGTGAAATCGAAGAGAAAGCGGAAGCTGGCGACGCTGAGTTCAAACTAGTGACTGACGCTATGGCTTACCAAGTTTCTAAGCAGATCGCTGCTATGGGCGCGGTATTCGGCGGTGAAAAGGTTGACGGTATCCTTCTAACTGGTGGTATCGCATACAGCAAGTACATCACAGCTGAAATCACTAAGCGTGTTGAGTTCATCGCTCCTGTAACTAAGTTCCCAGGTGAAGTTGAGCTAGAAGCACTAGTACTAGGTACGCTACGCGTAGTGAACGGCGAAGAAGCTGCTCAAACTTACGCTTAA
- a CDS encoding bifunctional enoyl-CoA hydratase/phosphate acetyltransferase: MYNKDFFIQQAKKFGKKQRMVVAAAHDDATLDAANNAFQEGMADVILVGERALINEAAAKANVDLANFDIIEADGLEAIATAAVSAIAEGKGDLLMKGLIDTSVLLKEVLKKEHGLRTGNVLSHAGVLFKEGGDSFHVFTDAAMNIMPTLEQKAGIIKNAVSLAHSVGIQEPKVANLCAKEKPYDKMPATMDAAELQKMNQNGEIEGCIVSGPISLDIAVSQYAANLKGYESPVAGNADILMVPNIEVGNVFAKALQYMAGFSMAGVLLGARIPVVLVSRADGEAEKTVSIALACSVAAMSQQKEAADASA, translated from the coding sequence ATGTACAATAAAGACTTCTTTATTCAGCAAGCTAAAAAGTTCGGTAAGAAGCAACGCATGGTTGTTGCAGCGGCGCACGATGATGCAACGCTAGACGCAGCAAACAACGCATTCCAAGAAGGAATGGCTGACGTGATTCTTGTTGGTGAGCGTGCGCTAATCAACGAAGCAGCAGCAAAAGCTAACGTTGATCTAGCGAACTTCGACATTATCGAAGCTGATGGTCTAGAAGCAATCGCTACTGCAGCGGTATCTGCAATCGCAGAAGGTAAAGGCGACCTACTAATGAAGGGTCTAATCGACACTTCAGTTCTACTAAAGGAAGTGCTTAAGAAAGAGCACGGTCTACGTACTGGTAACGTTCTTAGCCACGCAGGCGTTCTATTTAAAGAAGGCGGCGACAGCTTCCACGTATTCACTGACGCAGCAATGAACATCATGCCAACGCTTGAGCAAAAAGCGGGCATCATCAAGAACGCAGTGAGCCTTGCACACTCTGTAGGCATCCAAGAGCCTAAAGTAGCTAACCTGTGTGCGAAAGAGAAGCCATACGACAAAATGCCAGCGACTATGGACGCGGCAGAGCTTCAAAAAATGAACCAAAACGGTGAAATCGAAGGTTGTATCGTTTCTGGTCCTATCTCTCTAGATATCGCGGTATCTCAGTACGCTGCAAACCTTAAAGGTTACGAGTCTCCAGTAGCGGGCAACGCAGATATCCTAATGGTTCCAAACATCGAAGTAGGCAACGTATTTGCTAAAGCACTTCAGTACATGGCTGGTTTCAGCATGGCGGGTGTTCTACTTGGTGCACGTATTCCTGTTGTTCTAGTTTCTCGCGCTGACGGCGAAGCTGAGAAGACAGTATCTATCGCGCTTGCATGTTCTGTCGCGGCGATGAGCCAGCAGAAAGAAGCAGCAGACGCGTCTGCTTAA
- a CDS encoding diaminopimelate decarboxylase family protein — MTIQNRLEESVNNLNTVLEEQKQLLAEHKASQNYAERLQNLLTPTDELSTKGDDLYIGGCKATDLIEQYGSPLFVLSEDTLRGNLRRVKNAFGSNWPKPVNVMFAIKSNTNYAVRAICNEEGVGGDCFGPGEVEATHIAGADPKTIALNGTVKPELAIRKAIEYGYAIHLDSYEEIEIVERIAAEVKPKEKVRIAVRLKVIPEDFFNDFEPDAYPFPNFIGAMKWIKFGLLKEEAKKIVNRVKEIDAFEFYGFHTHLGRFSKQPEGWDALYREYARNVIEISRECGVQPFQIDLGGGWPREREPECRSVEHMMNRNTIEDYAAIVCKGMLEEFNKEGFEIPQLWLEPGRYIAGNIGTLLTSVYVVKDDQEMDYTYTMVDASTYLATLVESQESKNPVLPANKMTQPLQEKTTEVAGPICIPSIWESGARMPALEPKDVLAIMDVGHYAESQASQFNSLPRPATVLVKDGEAELIKRAETVEDVFATQILPERFKKAKAELEKQRKA; from the coding sequence ATGACAATCCAAAATCGCCTAGAAGAAAGTGTAAATAACCTAAACACTGTACTTGAAGAGCAAAAGCAACTTCTTGCTGAGCACAAAGCGAGCCAAAACTACGCTGAACGCCTACAAAACCTGCTTACTCCAACAGATGAACTAAGCACTAAAGGTGATGACCTATACATCGGTGGCTGCAAAGCAACTGATCTAATTGAACAATACGGCAGCCCGCTATTCGTACTGAGCGAAGACACTCTACGTGGCAACCTACGTCGCGTTAAGAATGCATTCGGTTCAAACTGGCCTAAGCCTGTGAACGTAATGTTCGCAATCAAATCAAACACTAACTACGCTGTTCGCGCTATCTGTAACGAAGAAGGCGTTGGTGGCGACTGTTTCGGTCCTGGTGAAGTTGAAGCAACTCACATCGCAGGTGCGGATCCAAAAACTATCGCACTAAACGGTACCGTTAAGCCTGAGCTAGCTATCCGTAAAGCAATTGAGTACGGCTACGCAATCCACCTAGACTCTTACGAAGAAATTGAAATCGTAGAGCGTATTGCGGCAGAAGTTAAGCCAAAAGAAAAAGTACGCATCGCTGTACGTCTGAAAGTTATCCCAGAAGATTTCTTCAACGACTTCGAACCAGATGCATACCCATTCCCTAACTTCATCGGCGCGATGAAATGGATCAAGTTCGGTCTACTAAAAGAAGAAGCGAAGAAAATCGTTAACCGCGTTAAAGAAATCGATGCATTCGAATTCTACGGTTTCCACACTCACCTAGGTCGTTTCTCTAAGCAACCTGAAGGTTGGGATGCGCTATACCGTGAGTACGCACGCAACGTTATCGAGATCTCTCGTGAGTGTGGCGTTCAACCATTCCAAATCGACCTTGGCGGCGGTTGGCCACGTGAGCGTGAGCCAGAGTGTCGTAGCGTTGAACACATGATGAACCGCAACACAATCGAAGACTACGCTGCTATCGTATGTAAAGGCATGCTAGAAGAATTCAACAAAGAAGGCTTCGAGATCCCACAACTATGGCTAGAACCAGGTCGTTACATCGCAGGTAACATCGGTACGCTACTAACGTCTGTATACGTAGTGAAAGATGACCAAGAGATGGACTACACCTACACAATGGTTGACGCATCTACGTACCTAGCAACGCTAGTAGAGTCTCAAGAGTCTAAGAACCCAGTTCTACCGGCTAACAAGATGACTCAGCCTCTTCAAGAGAAGACGACTGAAGTAGCGGGTCCAATCTGTATCCCATCTATCTGGGAAAGCGGTGCACGCATGCCAGCTCTAGAGCCAAAAGACGTTCTAGCTATCATGGATGTAGGTCACTACGCAGAATCTCAAGCGAGCCAGTTCAACTCTCTACCACGTCCTGCAACTGTACTAGTTAAAGACGGCGAAGCTGAACTAATCAAGCGCGCTGAAACGGTTGAAGACGTATTTGCTACGCAAATCCTTCCAGAGCGTTTCAAAAAAGCAAAAGCAGAACTTGAGAAGCAGCGTAAAGCTTAA
- the udp gene encoding uridine phosphorylase, which translates to MSQAVFHLGVNKEDLQGATLAIIPGDPARVQKIAELMDEPEFLASQREYTVYRAKLDGKPVVVCSTGIGGPSTSIAVEELAQLGVRTFLRVGTTGAIQSHVNVGDMIVTTGSVRLDGASLHFAPMEFPAVADFDVATAMKEAAIEAGATVHTGVTASSDTFYPGQERYDTFSGRVVRRFQGSMEEWQRMGVLNFEMESATLLTMCASSGLRAGCVAGVIINRTQKETPDHDTLKQAETRSIRVVVEAARKLLN; encoded by the coding sequence ATGTCCCAAGCTGTTTTCCATCTCGGAGTAAATAAAGAAGATCTACAAGGCGCAACACTTGCCATTATTCCAGGTGACCCAGCTCGAGTTCAGAAGATCGCTGAGTTGATGGATGAGCCAGAGTTTTTGGCAAGCCAACGTGAGTACACTGTGTATCGTGCAAAATTAGACGGTAAGCCAGTGGTGGTTTGCTCGACAGGTATCGGTGGTCCGTCAACCTCTATCGCTGTAGAAGAGCTAGCGCAACTTGGCGTGCGTACCTTCTTGCGTGTTGGTACCACAGGTGCGATTCAATCACATGTGAATGTGGGCGATATGATTGTGACCACAGGCTCTGTTCGCCTTGATGGTGCAAGCCTACACTTCGCGCCAATGGAGTTCCCAGCGGTTGCGGATTTCGATGTAGCAACGGCAATGAAAGAAGCTGCGATTGAAGCAGGTGCAACAGTGCACACTGGTGTGACAGCATCGAGCGATACGTTCTACCCAGGCCAAGAGCGCTATGATACGTTCTCGGGTCGTGTAGTACGTCGTTTCCAAGGTTCTATGGAAGAGTGGCAACGAATGGGTGTGCTTAACTTTGAAATGGAATCAGCCACGCTACTAACAATGTGTGCAAGTTCAGGTCTACGAGCTGGCTGTGTTGCGGGCGTTATCATCAACCGTACACAGAAAGAGACACCGGATCACGATACGTTGAAACAAGCAGAGACGCGTTCTATTCGCGTTGTTGTGGAAGCGGCGCGCAAGCTACTTAATTAA
- a CDS encoding zinc/cadmium/mercury/lead-transporting ATPase, whose product MCNKHKACSTQKINAIRPVSDACDAAKITQVSTIAASPDEGCQSGDSCCSAEPEEPAASSGQPSTESTGLLKSWKVAGMDCPACARKVETATSRIQGVVNSKVMFATEKLVVRVNDAALFSQVEAAVADAGFTLNALDGSTVNNNGDAELTGWKKTFKDNAHILAISTGMVIAAAFKGTYPVISEWLFILTCILGLMPIGAKAIKLAKSGTPFAIETLMSVAAIGALYLGETVEAAMVLLLFLIGERLEAFAASRARSGVQALMSLVPEEATVIVDNTRQKKSAALLEPGDIIEVAPGDRMPADGELLSANASFDESALTGESVPVERMVGDTVMAGAVLADKVVCLKVTSKQGENAIDRILHLIEEAESRRAPIERFLDKFSRWYTPLMMLVSLLVIITPPLLFAQPWETWVYRGLALLLIACPCALVISTPAAITSGLAAATRRGALIKGGAALEQLGNIESVAFDKTGTLTLGKPQVTDVIVSGSLSEDELLSAAASIEQGSNHPLATSLVRYVESKGVSILPASEQKALVGVGVEGMLEDVKWILSAPSKLEVSISSEALERIAALEDQGKTVVVALCETEQGMALQGLIAWQDEIRPDTAEAVAKLSKLGIRTIMLTGDNERSAASIASPLGMDYKARLLPADKVSYVNELASQHRVAMVGDGINDAPAMKAANIGVAMGGGTDVALETADAALTHNRLTELPAMIELSRATLNNIKQNVALALGLKGVFLVTSLLGITGLWVAVLADSGATAIVTLNALRLLRHKSSLD is encoded by the coding sequence ATGTGTAACAAACATAAAGCGTGCAGTACGCAAAAAATCAATGCTATTCGTCCTGTAAGTGACGCTTGTGATGCAGCCAAAATCACCCAAGTTTCCACTATCGCTGCGAGTCCGGATGAAGGCTGCCAGTCTGGCGACAGTTGCTGCAGCGCGGAACCTGAAGAGCCTGCTGCCTCCAGTGGCCAACCCTCAACCGAATCCACTGGACTGCTAAAGTCCTGGAAAGTCGCCGGCATGGATTGCCCCGCTTGTGCGCGAAAAGTGGAAACTGCAACCAGTCGAATCCAAGGCGTTGTTAATTCAAAAGTGATGTTTGCTACCGAAAAATTGGTGGTGAGAGTCAATGATGCTGCGCTATTTTCACAAGTCGAAGCCGCTGTTGCCGATGCCGGATTTACCCTCAATGCATTAGATGGCAGCACGGTTAATAACAACGGTGACGCTGAGCTGACAGGCTGGAAAAAGACTTTTAAAGACAACGCACATATCCTTGCGATATCCACAGGTATGGTTATCGCCGCTGCCTTTAAAGGGACTTATCCTGTTATCAGTGAGTGGCTTTTTATTCTGACTTGTATCCTTGGTCTTATGCCTATTGGCGCCAAAGCTATTAAGCTTGCTAAATCGGGTACGCCTTTTGCCATTGAAACTCTGATGAGTGTGGCGGCGATTGGTGCACTTTATCTCGGTGAAACGGTTGAAGCGGCGATGGTGCTGTTGCTGTTTTTGATTGGCGAGCGCCTTGAAGCGTTCGCTGCTTCACGAGCAAGAAGCGGCGTTCAAGCGCTAATGTCGCTAGTACCAGAAGAAGCCACGGTCATTGTTGACAACACTCGTCAAAAGAAAAGTGCCGCTTTGCTCGAGCCTGGCGATATTATTGAAGTCGCGCCGGGCGATAGAATGCCCGCTGATGGTGAACTTCTCAGTGCCAATGCAAGCTTTGATGAAAGTGCACTTACCGGTGAATCTGTTCCCGTTGAGCGTATGGTTGGTGACACGGTCATGGCAGGTGCAGTGTTGGCTGATAAAGTCGTGTGCCTAAAAGTGACATCAAAGCAAGGTGAGAACGCGATTGATCGCATCTTACACCTTATTGAAGAAGCCGAGTCACGCCGAGCGCCGATCGAGCGTTTTCTCGATAAATTTAGCCGCTGGTATACCCCGCTTATGATGTTAGTGTCTTTGCTGGTTATTATTACGCCGCCACTTCTGTTTGCTCAGCCTTGGGAAACCTGGGTCTATCGAGGCCTTGCGCTGTTATTGATTGCTTGTCCTTGTGCTCTCGTTATTTCTACACCAGCCGCGATTACTTCTGGGCTAGCTGCGGCGACAAGACGTGGTGCACTCATTAAAGGCGGGGCGGCGCTTGAGCAGCTTGGCAACATTGAATCCGTTGCGTTTGATAAAACGGGCACCCTAACGCTAGGCAAACCGCAAGTGACGGATGTGATTGTCAGTGGTTCATTGTCTGAAGACGAGCTACTATCAGCGGCAGCGTCTATTGAGCAGGGTTCTAACCATCCACTCGCAACCTCGTTAGTGCGCTATGTAGAAAGTAAAGGTGTGTCGATTTTGCCTGCCTCAGAGCAAAAAGCGCTGGTTGGTGTGGGTGTTGAAGGCATGTTAGAAGATGTGAAGTGGATACTTTCTGCCCCCTCCAAGCTTGAGGTGTCAATTTCTAGCGAAGCTCTAGAGCGAATTGCAGCACTTGAGGATCAAGGTAAAACCGTCGTGGTAGCACTTTGTGAAACCGAGCAGGGGATGGCGCTGCAGGGTCTGATTGCGTGGCAAGATGAAATTAGGCCAGATACTGCTGAGGCAGTGGCAAAACTGTCCAAACTTGGTATCCGAACTATCATGCTGACCGGGGATAATGAACGCAGCGCCGCATCCATCGCTTCTCCTCTTGGGATGGATTATAAAGCGCGATTGTTGCCTGCGGACAAAGTGAGTTATGTGAATGAACTGGCAAGCCAGCATCGAGTGGCGATGGTGGGAGATGGTATTAATGACGCTCCGGCAATGAAAGCGGCCAATATTGGGGTTGCGATGGGAGGCGGTACTGATGTCGCGCTTGAAACCGCCGATGCAGCTCTGACCCACAACCGTTTAACTGAGCTACCAGCGATGATCGAACTCTCACGTGCAACGCTCAACAACATCAAACAGAACGTCGCCCTTGCGCTTGGTCTCAAAGGGGTGTTTCTTGTCACGAGCTTGCTGGGTATTACTGGGCTTTGGGTCGCCGTACTAGCCGATAGTGGCGCGACGGCGATTGTGACCTTGAATGCGCTAAGACTGCTTCGTCATAAATCCTCGTTGGATTAG
- a CDS encoding MATE family efflux transporter, which produces MAEQSAKFVEGSTMRHILVMSGTSTVGIMAIFIVDLLDMLFISMLGQAELAAAVGFAGTLTFFATSVSIGTSIAMGALMSKAIGAKNISYAREIGSSVLVISFVISALVTALMCAYIPELLTAIGAEGRAHERAEAYLWILLPSTPLIALGMASGAGLRAAGDAKRSMWATLAGGIVNAILDPLFIFGFNWNVEGAAAASVVARFAVFYFSFMPLIKVHQLLSRPTFDSVKRDTKVMLAIALPAIVTNTATPIGNAIVTTAIAQYGEDYVAGFAVIGRIIPVCFAFIFALSGAVGPIVGQNFGAARIDRVEETLKNSLIVTTFYTLVVCLLLYLVQDPLIAVFSLTGDAAHVVAAFATYVAITFVFNGVLFVANTSFNNLGKPLYSTALNLGKATAGTLPFVYFGSLWFGALGVLYGQAVGNIVFGVLGYIVLRFHIAELHKTGECTQTKDPSIVSVNSQPFCSHDPVMIEEVSKIDKQLESPTLSG; this is translated from the coding sequence ATGGCTGAACAATCTGCCAAGTTTGTTGAAGGATCAACGATGCGCCACATTTTGGTGATGTCTGGAACATCGACTGTGGGCATCATGGCGATTTTCATTGTCGACTTACTCGACATGCTGTTTATCAGTATGCTCGGACAAGCAGAACTCGCCGCCGCGGTGGGCTTTGCGGGCACTCTCACTTTCTTTGCTACGTCGGTCAGTATCGGTACATCCATTGCAATGGGTGCATTGATGTCCAAGGCCATTGGCGCTAAGAACATCAGCTATGCGCGAGAAATTGGCAGTAGTGTCTTAGTGATTTCCTTCGTTATTAGTGCCTTGGTGACCGCGCTGATGTGCGCGTACATACCGGAGCTTCTCACTGCCATTGGGGCGGAAGGTCGAGCGCATGAGCGTGCAGAAGCCTACTTGTGGATTTTGCTTCCTAGTACCCCACTCATTGCCCTTGGGATGGCGAGTGGCGCTGGGCTTCGTGCCGCTGGTGATGCAAAGCGTTCGATGTGGGCAACGCTCGCGGGTGGTATTGTTAATGCCATACTCGACCCGTTGTTTATCTTCGGCTTCAACTGGAATGTAGAGGGAGCCGCGGCGGCTTCTGTAGTGGCTCGATTTGCTGTGTTCTATTTCTCATTTATGCCGCTCATCAAAGTACACCAGCTGCTTTCTAGACCAACCTTTGATTCCGTGAAGCGCGATACTAAGGTCATGCTAGCCATTGCTCTACCTGCGATTGTCACTAATACCGCGACGCCAATTGGTAATGCTATTGTTACCACAGCGATCGCTCAATATGGTGAAGATTATGTGGCTGGTTTTGCGGTTATTGGCCGTATTATTCCAGTGTGTTTTGCGTTTATTTTTGCGTTGTCTGGGGCGGTTGGCCCTATTGTCGGCCAAAACTTTGGTGCTGCACGAATTGATAGGGTTGAAGAGACATTAAAGAACTCGTTAATTGTCACTACGTTCTACACGCTGGTGGTTTGCTTGTTGCTCTATTTAGTTCAAGACCCGTTAATAGCGGTGTTTTCATTGACCGGCGATGCGGCGCATGTTGTTGCGGCGTTTGCTACCTATGTGGCGATCACCTTCGTGTTTAATGGCGTGCTGTTTGTTGCCAATACATCATTTAATAATCTTGGGAAGCCGCTTTACTCGACAGCGCTCAATTTGGGAAAAGCGACCGCCGGTACCTTGCCATTTGTCTACTTTGGCTCACTGTGGTTTGGCGCCTTGGGGGTTTTGTATGGTCAAGCCGTAGGCAACATTGTGTTTGGTGTGCTTGGTTACATTGTGCTGCGTTTCCATATTGCCGAGCTTCATAAAACTGGAGAGTGCACACAAACCAAAGACCCAAGTATCGTTAGTGTCAATTCACAGCCTTTCTGCTCCCATGATCCTGTGATGATCGAAGAAGTATCAAAAATCGACAAGCAGCTCGAATCACCAACACTTTCTGGTTAA
- a CDS encoding CBS domain-containing protein has protein sequence MESLKVKDYMTQRTVTFTEDMSLSAALDKVMQSTHLGGPVIDEREQVIGFISEQDLLEKLVKVSYHCQDTHTVGDCMYREVLSVAPDTSIIELADMMKVGKPKMYPVIDNGRLVGVITRRDVLRAIGKTIEACFKHPV, from the coding sequence ATGGAGTCGCTAAAAGTAAAAGATTATATGACGCAAAGAACGGTCACGTTCACGGAAGACATGTCGCTCAGTGCAGCACTCGACAAAGTGATGCAATCGACCCATTTAGGCGGGCCTGTTATTGATGAAAGAGAGCAGGTGATTGGTTTTATTTCTGAGCAAGATTTGCTCGAGAAGTTAGTAAAAGTGAGTTATCACTGTCAGGACACGCACACGGTAGGGGACTGTATGTACCGTGAGGTATTGTCTGTCGCTCCGGATACCTCCATTATCGAACTGGCTGATATGATGAAAGTGGGTAAGCCGAAAATGTATCCTGTTATCGATAACGGTCGTTTGGTCGGTGTGATTACCCGTCGTGATGTGCTGCGTGCTATTGGTAAAACCATTGAAGCATGCTTCAAACATCCAGTATAA